From Sporosarcina sp. 6E9, a single genomic window includes:
- a CDS encoding DUF5590 domain-containing protein has protein sequence MLNWIKFITVFLITLTTVIVITVFYNANKPLTVSTEAAAKAAIESGQLVSVNSVQPYNGTQSFMTVFGVDEKGDEIVVFVEDSVEDGYKSLKVGDGITAKEAIQTVAEELTIDKVLHVTLGIEEEEPVWEVAFIGENGKLNYVYVFFGSGQWWKRILNL, from the coding sequence ATGCTTAATTGGATTAAATTTATAACCGTCTTTCTTATTACATTGACAACTGTCATTGTCATCACAGTATTTTATAATGCAAACAAGCCATTGACAGTGTCGACAGAAGCCGCCGCAAAAGCAGCGATTGAATCGGGACAATTAGTATCCGTCAATTCCGTACAACCGTATAATGGCACCCAATCATTCATGACCGTTTTCGGTGTCGATGAAAAAGGTGATGAAATTGTGGTTTTTGTAGAGGATTCTGTTGAAGATGGTTATAAAAGCCTGAAAGTCGGCGACGGAATCACGGCTAAAGAAGCGATACAAACCGTTGCGGAAGAACTGACCATTGACAAAGTTCTCCATGTAACGCTTGGGATTGAAGAAGAAGAACCCGTTTGGGAAGTTGCATTCATCGGAGAAAATGGAAAACTGAACTATGTTTATGTGTTTTTTGGAAGTGGGCAGTGGTGGAAAAGAATTTTAAACTTATAA
- a CDS encoding YpoC family protein encodes MNRFSKDLLAPHFDKWDVVKEKIEHLYSLKNKEAVTYMEQAILNYIELLEYGGSELNERTGKLELLLLPLNGTERLQFVKDRIASHYAYIQLDALYAETKKKAARLFVMKK; translated from the coding sequence TTGAATCGTTTTTCCAAAGATCTTCTTGCCCCACATTTTGATAAATGGGATGTAGTGAAAGAGAAAATCGAACACCTTTATAGTTTGAAAAATAAAGAAGCAGTCACATATATGGAACAGGCAATTCTTAATTATATAGAGCTTCTTGAATACGGTGGAAGTGAGCTAAATGAACGCACTGGAAAGCTTGAATTACTTCTGCTTCCTCTAAACGGGACAGAACGACTCCAATTTGTAAAAGATAGAATCGCTAGTCACTATGCTTACATCCAACTGGATGCACTCTACGCAGAAACCAAAAAGAAAGCGGCACGACTTTTCGTTATGAAAAAGTAA
- a CDS encoding penicillin-binding protein 1A — protein sequence MSDKLNSRVERRKAQENARNKKPKNTKGVIKKVFLTLVILGFAILIGGAGLFLFYASSSPKLDEELLRDPVSSEFLDRNLEVFHTTGSEKREYVNYDEIPKLMEDAILATEDVRFYSHHGMDFKRLGGAVLANFRNGFGSQGASTLTQQVIKNSFLSADKTLKRKSQEAWLAFQLEREYDKEEIFEMYFNKILMSGTTYGFGTAADHFYGKKLADLELHEVAMLAGLPQSPNGYNPFNNPERAEKRRNIVLGLMYQHGKITREQMEKARTVEITSTLRDEDNRIVNKTTKYPAYISLVLNELENAGVDLSEGLQIHTTLDPKAQETVENAYNSVNFTDGIDAGLTVLDTKTGEVVAVGGGRDYKYGNWNFATQEKRQLGSTIKPLLSYGPAIEYLNWSTGQTVVDEPYTYKDRNKTPVNNVYPTFKGPITIREALYFSSNVAAAKVYDEVDFGRGNDFAAKLGIKINDQNHANALGGTKEEFSTLQLAGAYAAFGNKGVYTKPHAVTKVVYRDGKTEESLKPEPVVAMKDSTAYMVTDMLRDVLTVGTGKRANVSGLDIAGKTGTTNQAVDSWFAGYSTNYTIAAWGGYKDRTPMNENYEGQRYVPQDLFNVVMQGISAGKETANFQRPSSVEEVKIVYGSNPLMRASSSTPSSMTRTELFVKGSVPKEIAKEIKLDAPTKLKADFDEKTNSIKLKWNHKAPKSKTLKGDVEFIVYASVDGGEKQEITRTSDNKITVPNIEGGKTYTFEVVAFLGDLTSDPASISIRVEAAEEPEIEEPEEPVEPEEPIEEEPEEPIEEPEEPVEPVEPVEPEPGEPEEPGEPEEPEPGTEGTNNGGNNGNDGNDGE from the coding sequence ATGAGTGATAAACTAAATTCAAGGGTTGAGCGTCGAAAGGCTCAAGAAAACGCCCGCAATAAAAAGCCAAAGAATACAAAAGGTGTTATTAAAAAAGTTTTTCTTACACTAGTTATTCTTGGGTTTGCAATATTAATTGGCGGAGCCGGTTTATTTCTTTTTTACGCTAGTTCATCTCCTAAACTCGATGAAGAGTTATTGAGAGACCCGGTTTCATCTGAGTTTCTAGATCGAAACTTGGAAGTTTTTCACACGACTGGATCGGAAAAAAGAGAATATGTAAACTATGATGAAATTCCGAAGTTAATGGAAGATGCAATTCTAGCAACAGAAGACGTCCGTTTTTATTCCCATCACGGGATGGACTTCAAAAGACTGGGTGGTGCGGTTCTCGCAAACTTTAGAAACGGATTCGGTTCTCAAGGCGCGAGTACCTTGACACAACAAGTGATTAAGAACTCATTTTTATCCGCTGATAAAACGTTGAAACGTAAATCGCAAGAAGCATGGTTGGCGTTCCAACTTGAACGAGAGTACGATAAAGAAGAGATTTTCGAAATGTATTTCAATAAAATATTAATGTCGGGTACAACTTATGGATTTGGAACAGCAGCTGACCACTTTTATGGAAAAAAGTTAGCTGATCTCGAACTTCATGAAGTCGCAATGTTGGCTGGTCTACCCCAAAGCCCGAACGGATACAATCCATTCAATAACCCAGAACGTGCTGAGAAACGTCGTAACATTGTCCTTGGATTAATGTATCAACATGGGAAAATTACAAGAGAACAGATGGAAAAGGCACGAACAGTTGAGATTACTTCTACTCTACGTGATGAAGATAATAGAATCGTAAATAAAACGACAAAATATCCTGCCTATATTAGTCTTGTTCTCAATGAACTAGAAAATGCCGGAGTAGATTTAAGTGAAGGTTTACAAATTCATACGACATTAGATCCAAAAGCGCAAGAAACTGTAGAAAATGCATATAACTCAGTTAACTTTACGGATGGTATTGATGCGGGATTAACCGTACTTGACACGAAAACTGGAGAAGTTGTCGCAGTCGGCGGTGGACGTGATTACAAATATGGAAACTGGAACTTCGCGACGCAAGAAAAACGTCAATTAGGTTCAACCATTAAACCATTATTATCTTATGGTCCTGCAATAGAATATTTAAATTGGTCAACTGGTCAAACGGTGGTTGATGAACCTTATACGTATAAGGATCGGAATAAGACACCTGTTAATAACGTATATCCTACCTTTAAAGGCCCGATAACAATTCGGGAAGCACTCTATTTTTCAAGTAACGTGGCTGCCGCCAAAGTTTATGATGAAGTTGACTTTGGAAGAGGAAATGACTTTGCTGCTAAACTTGGAATCAAGATTAATGATCAAAACCACGCAAATGCTTTGGGAGGTACTAAAGAAGAATTCTCCACGCTCCAACTTGCGGGTGCTTACGCCGCATTTGGAAACAAAGGCGTTTATACAAAACCGCATGCGGTTACTAAAGTTGTATACCGTGACGGAAAGACAGAAGAAAGTTTAAAACCAGAACCGGTCGTTGCTATGAAAGATTCCACTGCCTACATGGTGACCGATATGCTTAGAGATGTGTTAACAGTTGGGACAGGAAAAAGAGCTAATGTATCGGGACTTGATATTGCTGGTAAAACCGGCACTACAAACCAGGCAGTCGATTCATGGTTTGCTGGTTACTCTACGAATTACACAATTGCAGCGTGGGGTGGCTATAAGGACAGAACACCGATGAATGAAAATTACGAGGGTCAGCGATATGTGCCACAGGATTTATTTAATGTCGTAATGCAAGGCATCTCGGCTGGAAAAGAAACAGCCAATTTCCAAAGGCCTTCTTCAGTGGAAGAAGTAAAAATTGTTTATGGTTCCAATCCTTTAATGAGAGCGAGTTCTTCTACGCCTTCAAGCATGACGCGCACAGAACTATTCGTTAAAGGATCAGTGCCCAAAGAAATCGCAAAAGAAATCAAACTTGATGCCCCAACAAAACTTAAAGCAGATTTCGATGAGAAGACAAACTCCATAAAATTAAAATGGAATCATAAAGCCCCTAAGTCAAAAACACTTAAAGGTGATGTAGAATTCATCGTGTATGCAAGTGTGGATGGCGGAGAGAAACAAGAAATAACGAGAACTTCAGATAATAAGATTACTGTTCCTAACATTGAAGGCGGTAAAACATACACATTTGAAGTAGTCGCTTTCCTCGGGGATCTTACAAGTGACCCTGCCTCGATATCGATACGGGTCGAAGCAGCAGAGGAACCGGAGATTGAAGAACCAGAAGAACCTGTAGAACCGGAGGAACCAATCGAGGAAGAACCAGAGGAACCGATAGAAGAACCCGAAGAACCCGTAGAACCTGTGGAACCAGTGGAACCTGAACCAGGTGAACCGGAAGAACCAGGGGAACCTGAGGAACCTGAGCCAGGAACTGAAGGTACAAATAATGGCGGAAACAACGGAAATGATGGAAATGATGGTGAATGA
- the nth gene encoding endonuclease III codes for MLTKKQWEFCLEKFAEMFPDAHCELVHENPFELTVATLLSAQCTDVLVNRVTAELFQKYKTPEDYLAVDIEELQDDIRSIGLYRNKSKNIQALSQLLIDKFNGEVPANRDVLMTLPGVGRKTANVVVSNAFGIPALAVDTHVERVAKRLGMNRWKDSPLAVEEKIMRWTPLDNWTNTHHQIIFFGRYHCKARNPGCEVCPLLSICREGKKRMKAREV; via the coding sequence ATGCTAACCAAAAAACAATGGGAATTTTGCTTGGAGAAATTTGCAGAAATGTTTCCAGATGCACATTGTGAATTAGTGCATGAAAACCCATTTGAATTAACAGTAGCAACACTTCTTTCTGCACAATGTACAGATGTTCTTGTCAATCGTGTAACCGCCGAGCTATTTCAAAAATATAAAACGCCAGAAGATTATCTCGCTGTGGACATTGAAGAATTGCAAGATGATATTAGATCGATTGGTTTATATCGTAATAAGTCAAAAAACATTCAAGCACTCAGCCAATTGCTAATTGATAAATTTAATGGGGAAGTACCGGCAAATCGTGATGTATTAATGACTTTGCCTGGCGTTGGAAGAAAGACGGCAAATGTAGTCGTATCAAATGCATTCGGTATTCCTGCGCTTGCCGTAGATACACATGTTGAACGCGTAGCAAAAAGACTCGGCATGAATCGCTGGAAAGATTCACCGCTTGCTGTCGAAGAAAAAATAATGCGGTGGACGCCACTGGATAATTGGACGAATACGCACCACCAAATTATTTTCTTCGGGCGTTATCATTGTAAAGCAAGGAATCCCGGATGCGAGGTATGTCCGTTGCTCTCTATCTGTAGAGAAGGCAAGAAGCGGATGAAAGCGAGGGAAGTATAA
- the asnS gene encoding asparagine--tRNA ligase, whose protein sequence is MKTIMIHEMPDHVGETVRIGGWLANKRSSGKIAFLQLRDGSGFVQGVVTKEVVGEEAFANARAITQESSLYVTGEVVVDERSSFGFELQVSDVNVISAAVDYPITPKNHGTEFLMDNRHLWIRSRKQHAILKIRDEIIRATYEFFHMNGFVKVDPPILTGSSPEGTSELFETKYFDENAYLSQSGQLYMEAAAMALGKVFSFGPTFRAEKSSTRRHLIEFWMIEPEMAFVEHEESLEVQEQYVTHIVQSVLQNCSLELERLDRDISKLEKIQAPFPRISYDDAIAFLHENGFDDIKWGDDFGAPHETAIAESFDMPVFITHYPIGIKPFYMQPHPDRDDVVLCADMIAPEGYGEIIGGSERIYDYELMKKRIKEHNLDEDAYQWYLELSKYGAVPHSGFGLGLERTVAWISGTSHVRETAAFPRLLNRLYP, encoded by the coding sequence ATGAAAACAATTATGATTCATGAAATGCCAGACCACGTCGGAGAAACAGTACGCATTGGTGGATGGCTTGCAAATAAAAGATCAAGTGGGAAAATCGCTTTTTTACAATTACGTGACGGATCGGGTTTTGTACAGGGGGTCGTTACTAAGGAAGTAGTCGGAGAAGAAGCTTTTGCAAATGCAAGAGCAATTACACAAGAAAGTTCACTGTATGTCACAGGAGAAGTTGTTGTCGATGAACGATCATCCTTTGGATTCGAACTACAAGTAAGTGATGTGAATGTAATTAGTGCAGCGGTAGATTATCCGATAACACCCAAAAATCATGGTACAGAATTCTTAATGGATAACCGCCATTTATGGATTCGTTCAAGAAAACAACACGCTATTTTAAAAATACGTGATGAAATCATTCGCGCAACCTATGAATTTTTCCATATGAATGGTTTTGTGAAAGTGGATCCACCGATATTGACAGGTTCTTCACCTGAAGGTACCTCTGAACTTTTTGAAACAAAATATTTTGATGAAAATGCATACCTTTCACAATCAGGACAATTATATATGGAAGCGGCTGCTATGGCACTTGGAAAAGTGTTTTCATTCGGACCGACATTCCGTGCAGAAAAATCAAGTACTCGCCGCCACTTAATTGAGTTTTGGATGATTGAACCCGAAATGGCATTTGTTGAACACGAAGAGAGCCTGGAAGTTCAAGAACAATATGTTACGCATATTGTTCAATCGGTTCTTCAAAATTGTTCGCTTGAACTTGAAAGACTTGATCGTGATATTTCAAAACTAGAAAAAATTCAAGCGCCATTCCCTCGTATATCATATGATGACGCAATTGCTTTTCTACATGAAAATGGCTTTGATGATATAAAATGGGGAGACGATTTCGGAGCGCCGCACGAAACTGCGATTGCAGAAAGCTTTGATATGCCCGTTTTCATTACGCACTACCCAATTGGCATTAAACCATTTTACATGCAACCGCACCCTGACCGTGATGACGTCGTATTATGTGCTGATATGATTGCGCCTGAAGGTTACGGAGAAATTATCGGCGGTTCTGAACGAATCTACGACTACGAATTAATGAAAAAACGGATTAAAGAACATAATCTCGATGAGGATGCTTACCAGTGGTATCTTGAATTGAGTAAATACGGAGCAGTTCCGCATTCCGGCTTTGGTTTAGGCTTAGAACGGACAGTCGCCTGGATTTCAGGGACAAGTCATGTTCGTGAAACAGCTGCTTTTCCACGCTTGCTGAACAGATTGTATCCATAA
- the panD gene encoding aspartate 1-decarboxylase encodes MFRMMMNSKLHRATVTEANLDYVGSITIDSELLDAADMLPNEKVHVVNNNNGARFETYIIAGEAGSGVICVNGAAARLVQKGDIVIILSYAYVSNEEAKEHIPTVLLMDKRNKVKEIIKEEPSMTL; translated from the coding sequence ATGTTTCGAATGATGATGAATAGCAAATTACACAGAGCGACTGTCACGGAAGCGAATCTTGACTACGTCGGTAGCATTACAATTGATAGTGAATTACTCGATGCTGCTGATATGTTGCCAAATGAAAAAGTACATGTCGTTAACAACAACAATGGCGCGCGCTTTGAAACATATATTATTGCGGGCGAGGCGGGAAGTGGCGTTATTTGTGTAAACGGTGCCGCAGCCAGACTCGTACAAAAGGGCGATATCGTCATTATTTTGTCTTATGCATACGTGTCTAATGAAGAAGCAAAAGAACATATACCGACAGTATTGCTGATGGATAAGCGTAATAAAGTTAAGGAAATCATAAAAGAAGAACCTAGCATGACTTTATAA
- a CDS encoding DnaD domain-containing protein produces MQDNRLQIWIEQGNVTISQLFFHNYKRLGIKDLDAMLIMHMTAYRAAGNEFPTPTDFAERMHLSENEVSTILQRLMQYGLLQINQSEDAKGVLYESFSLYPLWKRLTDEIVLEEKEKVEEMDKNEEGEIFSLFEQEFGRFLSPMESESIGMWLDDDGHSVEIIRAALKEAVLAEKLSLRYIDRILFEWKKKNVKTIADVEKQTKKFRTVGNRPSQTDKTVKVKRVPFYNWLEERD; encoded by the coding sequence ATGCAAGATAATCGACTCCAAATTTGGATTGAGCAGGGGAATGTAACCATTTCCCAGCTTTTTTTTCACAATTATAAACGTCTTGGCATTAAAGATTTAGATGCAATGCTAATCATGCATATGACAGCTTACAGAGCGGCTGGAAACGAGTTTCCGACCCCAACTGACTTTGCCGAACGTATGCATTTATCTGAAAATGAAGTTTCAACTATCTTGCAAAGACTTATGCAATATGGTCTTCTGCAAATTAATCAGAGTGAAGACGCAAAAGGTGTCTTATATGAATCCTTTTCTTTATATCCGTTATGGAAACGCTTGACGGATGAAATCGTTCTTGAAGAAAAAGAAAAGGTCGAAGAAATGGATAAGAACGAAGAAGGAGAAATCTTTTCATTGTTTGAACAGGAATTTGGTCGATTTTTATCTCCAATGGAATCAGAATCAATTGGCATGTGGTTGGATGATGATGGCCATTCAGTTGAAATCATTAGAGCCGCATTAAAAGAAGCAGTCTTAGCCGAAAAACTAAGCCTTCGGTACATCGATCGAATCCTATTTGAATGGAAAAAGAAAAATGTCAAAACAATTGCAGATGTTGAAAAGCAAACGAAGAAATTTAGGACTGTGGGCAATCGTCCGTCACAAACAGATAAAACGGTCAAAGTAAAACGAGTTCCATTTTATAATTGGCTCGAAGAACGAGATTAG
- the dinG gene encoding ATP-dependent DNA helicase DinG yields MKTKTFAVVDLETTGHSSPKGDRIIQIAIVFIRNGEIAEKFVRFVNPGQKIPPFIRQLTNIADEDVENAPYFEEIAEEVRNLLEDSIFVAHNTDFDLSFLQNEFKRCGLAEWSGRKIDTVELSKIIFPSSASYRLQDIAEDLNISLPAAHRADDDAEATSELLLACQRKLQTLPSATIELLHKKSFRLKTDLAALFYDALKETRDKKLSAEYSVFRGIPYRNIESKNKVEISHFDYPVDDNQKTELLTKSFPKFERRESQFRFMDAVQETLSEQSEIATEVPTGIGKTIAYLIPAAIQSMETGKPVVISTYTNYLADKIVDEELKKLDLIFGAKLKATVLKGREQYISLGKFEELLTISEQSYDETFTIMQILVWLTETRTGDLEDLNVSGGGQLFVDRIRKRSERMAPDEYQADFHLRLVSECSSSNFIITNHSMLLADSNRSKRIFNSLSGLIVDEAHQMGQIALRHNEIVFSYTNWKYIMGQVGSEAEGQLLHGLFSINDRFEFANRSMKDGLLNSFTRFVEAFDYATAVLSNYEPNAIRKQQGNRKVYPLTGMKSMNKHFNKVAITISNYIDHAEAFIARLAKHQNNMSRSELAYLSEWTYWIREIKIKAGEWVEIFLDEDLQNFTVWMEKDLRSVPGSLVIVKSPLESSIPIRKLIQQLNDDKTGVVWTSGTMSIPNYNRYIPQKLGISDEVPLKTFEAPADFYDGAEVYIVEDMPEIQRVSQTDYIEAVTDAVIRTVMATGGRLFVLFTSQDMLRKTYDLITESEQLEDYALFAQGITPGSRMKLLKSFNQYQRSVLFGTSSFWEGVDVPGDALSAVIVVRLPFTSPENPLFKARASVLSDQGLNPFAYYALPEAVMRLRQGFGRLIRSSTDKGFFIILDRRIDTKSYGKQFLSSLPDVPIKKVPLQVMVNELENCYNGFV; encoded by the coding sequence ATGAAAACAAAAACGTTTGCAGTTGTTGATTTGGAAACAACCGGCCACTCGTCACCCAAAGGGGATCGAATCATTCAAATTGCGATTGTATTTATTAGAAATGGTGAAATTGCCGAAAAGTTTGTCCGGTTTGTAAATCCTGGTCAAAAAATTCCCCCATTTATCCGACAGCTTACAAATATTGCAGATGAAGATGTTGAAAATGCCCCGTATTTTGAAGAAATTGCTGAGGAAGTTCGAAATCTTCTTGAGGATTCTATTTTTGTTGCACATAATACTGATTTCGACTTATCATTCTTGCAAAATGAATTCAAACGTTGCGGACTTGCTGAATGGTCTGGAAGAAAAATTGATACAGTCGAATTATCCAAGATAATTTTTCCATCATCCGCTAGCTACAGATTGCAGGATATTGCGGAAGACCTGAATATTTCCTTACCCGCCGCACACCGAGCCGATGATGACGCTGAGGCTACAAGTGAGCTTTTACTTGCTTGTCAAAGAAAACTTCAAACTTTGCCTTCTGCCACAATTGAATTATTGCATAAGAAATCATTTCGCTTAAAAACCGATTTGGCTGCTCTTTTTTATGATGCATTAAAAGAAACTAGGGACAAAAAACTTTCTGCAGAATATTCGGTGTTTCGCGGTATTCCTTATCGAAATATCGAGAGCAAAAACAAAGTTGAAATCAGCCATTTTGACTATCCTGTTGATGACAACCAGAAAACTGAACTACTAACAAAGTCCTTCCCAAAATTCGAGCGGAGAGAGTCACAGTTTAGGTTTATGGATGCTGTGCAGGAAACGTTAAGTGAGCAATCTGAAATAGCAACAGAAGTGCCAACGGGCATTGGGAAAACCATCGCTTATTTAATACCGGCAGCAATTCAATCCATGGAAACGGGAAAGCCAGTTGTCATTAGTACATATACGAATTACTTAGCGGACAAAATTGTTGACGAAGAACTGAAAAAGCTTGATTTAATATTTGGCGCAAAACTAAAGGCAACAGTCTTAAAAGGTAGAGAACAGTATATTTCATTGGGGAAATTCGAAGAACTACTGACGATTTCGGAGCAATCTTATGATGAAACTTTTACAATCATGCAAATCCTCGTATGGCTCACGGAAACAAGGACAGGTGATTTGGAGGATCTAAATGTTTCTGGCGGTGGTCAATTATTTGTTGATCGTATTCGCAAACGCTCCGAGCGAATGGCACCGGATGAATATCAAGCTGATTTTCACCTGAGACTTGTCTCGGAATGTTCAAGTTCAAACTTCATTATTACAAATCACTCGATGCTACTGGCCGATAGTAATCGCTCCAAGCGAATTTTTAATTCGCTTAGTGGGCTAATCGTTGACGAAGCACATCAAATGGGACAAATAGCGCTTAGGCATAATGAAATTGTTTTTTCCTATACGAATTGGAAATATATCATGGGCCAAGTTGGTTCAGAAGCTGAAGGTCAGTTATTACATGGGCTATTTTCAATCAACGATCGATTTGAATTCGCGAATCGTAGTATGAAAGATGGTTTATTAAATTCATTTACTCGATTTGTAGAAGCATTTGATTATGCAACAGCCGTATTATCGAATTATGAACCAAATGCAATTCGGAAACAACAAGGTAATCGAAAAGTTTACCCGTTAACTGGCATGAAGTCCATGAACAAACATTTTAATAAAGTGGCTATAACAATATCGAATTACATTGATCATGCAGAAGCTTTTATTGCCCGTTTAGCTAAACACCAAAACAATATGTCCCGGAGTGAACTTGCTTACTTGTCTGAATGGACTTATTGGATAAGGGAGATAAAAATTAAAGCGGGAGAATGGGTTGAAATCTTCTTAGATGAAGACCTTCAAAATTTTACGGTTTGGATGGAAAAGGATTTACGGAGTGTACCGGGAAGTCTAGTGATTGTTAAAAGCCCTTTAGAAAGCTCGATTCCAATCCGTAAATTAATCCAACAGCTTAATGACGATAAAACGGGAGTCGTATGGACCTCTGGTACGATGTCAATTCCGAATTACAATCGCTATATTCCACAGAAACTTGGGATATCTGATGAAGTTCCTTTGAAAACTTTCGAAGCACCAGCCGATTTTTATGATGGCGCAGAAGTTTACATTGTAGAAGATATGCCTGAAATTCAACGGGTATCGCAAACGGATTACATTGAAGCCGTAACGGATGCTGTGATTCGTACGGTTATGGCTACTGGTGGCAGGTTGTTCGTACTCTTCACTTCACAGGATATGTTAAGAAAGACATATGACCTGATTACAGAAAGTGAACAATTAGAAGACTACGCGCTGTTTGCACAGGGAATTACACCAGGCAGTCGCATGAAATTGTTAAAATCATTCAATCAATATCAACGCTCAGTATTATTTGGTACGAGCAGCTTTTGGGAAGGAGTCGATGTTCCGGGTGACGCACTTTCGGCCGTAATTGTTGTTCGACTGCCATTTACATCGCCTGAGAACCCCTTATTTAAAGCTAGAGCGTCTGTTTTATCTGATCAAGGACTAAACCCTTTCGCCTATTATGCGCTCCCGGAAGCTGTCATGAGATTGCGGCAAGGTTTTGGACGATTGATCCGTTCATCAACGGATAAAGGTTTCTTTATAATTTTGGATAGGCGCATTGATACAAAATCTTACGGAAAGCAATTTTTATCATCACTTCCAGACGTGCCAATAAAAAAAGTGCCGCTTCAAGTAATGGTTAACGAACTCGAAAATTGCTATAATGGATTTGTATGA
- a CDS encoding pyridoxal phosphate-dependent aminotransferase produces the protein MTKRLASRVNTLTPSTTLAITAKAKQMKDSGIDIIGLGAGEPDFNTPDNILEAAISSMKEGKTKYTPSGGLVELKDAVINKLNKDQQLTYTRNEVMIGIGAKHVLYTLFQVILDPNDEVIIPTPYWVSYPEQVKLAGGVPVHIEADSAAQFKVTAEQIKNAITDKTKALIINSPGNPTGMIYTEAELREIAAVCEEKDIWIISDEIYEKLVYGNEKHISIAQLSEDAKKRTLVINGVSKSHSMTGWRIGYVAGDEEVVTAMTNLASHSTSNPTTTSQYAAIEAYNGPQNTVEEMRKAFESRLNKVYPQLAAIPGFEVIKPDGAFYLLPEVTEALEKTGYANVDDFAKALLTEANVAVIPGSGFGSPQTIRLSYATSIDLIEEAIRRIDNFVRENWKE, from the coding sequence TTGACAAAAAGATTAGCTTCCAGAGTGAATACACTTACACCATCAACAACGCTGGCGATAACAGCAAAAGCTAAGCAGATGAAAGATTCCGGCATCGATATAATTGGTCTTGGGGCAGGAGAACCAGATTTCAACACGCCTGACAACATATTAGAAGCCGCAATTAGCTCGATGAAAGAAGGAAAAACAAAATATACACCTTCTGGTGGATTGGTCGAATTAAAAGATGCTGTTATCAATAAATTAAATAAAGATCAACAACTGACATATACGCGAAATGAAGTAATGATTGGGATTGGCGCCAAACATGTTCTATATACGCTATTTCAAGTAATACTTGATCCAAATGATGAAGTCATCATCCCGACACCTTACTGGGTAAGTTATCCTGAGCAAGTCAAACTTGCGGGCGGTGTACCAGTACATATTGAAGCGGATTCGGCTGCACAATTTAAAGTAACTGCTGAACAAATAAAAAATGCAATAACTGATAAGACAAAAGCACTCATCATTAATTCACCCGGAAACCCGACTGGCATGATTTATACTGAAGCTGAATTACGTGAAATTGCAGCAGTCTGTGAGGAAAAAGATATCTGGATTATATCCGATGAGATTTATGAAAAACTTGTCTATGGCAACGAAAAACATATCTCTATCGCTCAACTATCTGAGGACGCAAAAAAACGGACACTGGTTATCAATGGTGTTTCCAAATCGCATTCAATGACAGGTTGGAGAATTGGCTATGTCGCGGGGGATGAAGAGGTAGTGACGGCGATGACTAATCTTGCGAGCCACTCGACATCAAATCCGACAACAACTTCACAATATGCAGCAATCGAGGCATACAATGGTCCGCAGAACACTGTGGAAGAAATGCGTAAAGCGTTCGAATCACGTCTAAACAAAGTATATCCTCAACTAGCCGCAATCCCGGGCTTTGAAGTTATCAAACCGGACGGCGCATTCTATTTACTGCCGGAAGTGACAGAAGCACTAGAGAAAACAGGTTATGCAAATGTAGACGACTTTGCGAAAGCGCTATTGACTGAAGCAAATGTAGCGGTCATTCCAGGTTCTGGATTCGGTTCACCACAGACAATTCGCTTATCGTACGCAACTTCAATCGATTTAATAGAAGAAGCAATCCGTCGAATCGATAATTTTGTGCGAGAAAATTGGAAAGAATAA